A single Pan troglodytes isolate AG18354 chromosome X, NHGRI_mPanTro3-v2.0_pri, whole genome shotgun sequence DNA region contains:
- the ARMCX2 gene encoding armadillo repeat-containing X-linked protein 2 produces the protein MSRVRDAGCVAAGIVIGAGAWYCVYKYTRGRDQTKKRMAKPKNRAVAGTGARARAGLRAGFTIDLGSGFSPPTPVRAEAEDRAQDEASALDTVGAEAVAPAASSPEAQSGAGSQAQEADGAGVGPKAESVVGAAMSSAIAPPPGVTEALGAAEAPAMAGAPKVAEAPREAETSRAAVPPGTVVPTEAAAPAEVTEGPRVAAPTKVAEAPGVASPTEAAEAPVPATPTGAAAPTGAAESPGTSGSPRTAVVPGTSAAKKATPGAHTGAIPKATSATGAVPKGGGKGVTRSRNGGKGKGKKSKVEVDELGMGFRPGDGAAAAAAASANGGQAFLAEVPDSEEGESGWTDTESDSDSEPETQRRGRGRRPVAMQKRPFPYEIDEILGVRDLRKVLALLQKSDDPFIQQVALLTLSNNANYSCNQETIRKLGGLPIIANMINKTDPHIKEKALMAMNNLSENYENQGRLQVYMNKVMDDIMASNLNSAVQVVGLKFLTNMTITNDYQHLLVNSIANFFRLLSQGGGKIKVEILKILSNFAENPDMLKKLLSTQVPASFSSLYNSYVESEILINALTLFEIIYDNLRAEVFNYREFNKGSLFYLCTTSGVCVKKIRALANHHDLLVKVKVIKLVNKF, from the coding sequence ATGAGCCGCGTTCGGGATGCTGGCTGTGTAGCGGCGGGGATAGTGATAGGGGCTGGTGCCTGGTACTGTGTCTACAAATACACCAGAGGGAGAGACCAGACCAAGAAGAGAATGGCCAAGCCCAAAAACCGGGCTGTGGCTGGGACTGGAGCCAGGGCTAGAGCTGGGCTAAGAGCTGGATTCACAATCGACCTTGGGTCAGGATTCAGTCCCCCAACCCCAGTCCGTGCTGAAGCAGAGGACAGGGCCCAGGATGAAGCCTCTGCTCTGGACACAGTTGGAGCTGAGGCAGTGGCCCCAGCTGCATCCAgccctgaggctcagagtgggGCAGGCAGTCAGGCCCAAGAGGCAGATGGAGCCGGGGTTGGGCCTAAGGCCGAATCAGTAGTTGGGGCTGCAATGTCTTCTGCAATAGCACCACCTCCCGGGGTGACAGAGGCCCTTGGGGCTGCAGAAGCCCCTGCAATGGCAGGGGCTCCCAAAGTGGCAGAAGCTCCCAGAGAAGCGGAGACTTCCAGGGCAGCGGTGCCTCCTGGGACAGTGGTGCCTACCGAAGCGGCAGCACCCGCTGAGGTGACCGAGGGTCCTAGGGTAGCAGCACCTACCAAGGTAGCTGAAGCTCCCGGGGTGGCATCGCCTACCGAGGCAGCTGAGGCTCCTGTGCCCGCAACGCCTACTGGGGCTGCAGCACCTACTGGGGCTGCAGAGTCTCCTGGAACTTCTGGTTCCCCTAGAACAGCGGTGGTTCCTGGAACATCAGCTGCCAAGAAAGCAACCCCTGGGGCTCACACTGGGGCTATACCGAAAGCCACATCAGCGACTGGAGCGGTACCCAAAGGTGGAGGCAAGGGTGTAACCAGGTCCCGGAATGGGGGCAAGGGCAAGGGCAAGAAAAGCAAGGTTGAAGTAGACGAACTGGGGATGGGCTTCCGTCCTGGAGATGgggctgcagcagctgctgcagcctCTGCTAATGGCGGACAGGCTTTCCTGGCAGAGGTCCCTGATTCTGAGGAAGGGGAGTCCGGGTGGACTGACACAGAGTCAGATTCAGACTCTGAGCCCGAGACCCAGCgcagagggaggggaagaagacCCGTTGCCATGCAGAAGCGCCCCTTTCCTTATGAAATTGATGAGATTCTGGGTGTCCGCGATCTCAGGAAGGTCCTTGCCTTGCTTCAGAAATCTGATGATCCTTTCATCCAACAGGTAGCTTTGCTCACTCTGAGCAACAATGCCAATTATTCATGCAATCAAGAGACAATCCGCAAATTGGGAGGCCTCCCAATTATTGCAAACATGATCAACAAAACTGATCCACACATTAAGGAAAAAGCCTTAATGGCCATGAATAACCTGAGTGAGAATTATGAAAATCAGGGCCGGCTTCAGGTGTACATGAATAAAGTGATGGATGATATCATGGCCTCTAACCTGAACTCAGCAGTTCAAGTAGTTGGACTAAAATTTCTAACAAACATGACTATTACTAATGACTACCAACACCTGCTTGTCAATTCCATTGCAAACTTTTTCCGTTTGCTATCTCAGGGAGGTGGAAAAATCAAGGTTGAGATTTTGAAAATCCTTTCGAATTTTGCTGAAAATCCAGATATGTTGAAGAAACTTCTCAGTACCCAAGTGCCAGCATCATTTAGTTCCCTCTATAATTCTTACGTGGAATCAGAAATCCTTATTAATGCCCTTACTCTATTTGAGATTATCTATGACAATCTCAGAGCAGAAGTGTTTAACTATAGAGAATTCAATAAAGGTTCCCTTTTTTACTTATGCACTACATCTGGAGTGTGTGTTAAGAAAATTAGAGCCTTAGCAAATCACCATGACCTCTTAGTGAAAGTGAAAGTTATAAAACTAGTGAACAAATTCTGA